The following is a genomic window from Dryobates pubescens isolate bDryPub1 unplaced genomic scaffold, bDryPub1.pri scaffold_131_arrow_ctg1, whole genome shotgun sequence.
ccctgcctggcttGCATGACcttgagcagagctgtgctggctggagcacaggCTGGAGTCCTGTcctacaccaccaccacaatcaGCTGCTACAAAGCTCATCCTGGGGAGGGCGGGGGGGACACTGATAAATCAttaaaggcagcagcaaggtaAAAACAAaccctaccaaaaaaaaaaccaaccctgatttgcttcacagcagcttggggagggagaagagggagagagggagaagagggagggagaggaaaatcaaagaggagaaggagggagatgaATAATGGATCAAGGTTAAATGGTGAGAAGAAAGTGGAAAGCCTTcatgtgctggagccctgcaaccctccccctgcaggctgccagcctgggggcaaaggctgctggagcctgggaccagcccagggctgtgtggcACAGGCTCAGGTGGCACAGCAGCCTCAAAAGCGGCTTTTGGGGATGGGGTTTGGTGTCTCAGAGCCTTTTGGGGATGGGGTTTGGTGTCCCAGGGCTATTTGGGATGGGGTTTGGTGTCCCAGAGCCTTTTGGGGATGGGGTTTGGTGTCTCAGAGCCTTTTGGGGATGGGGTTTGGTGTCCCAGGGCTATTTGGGATGGGGTTTGGTGTCCCAGAGCCTTTTGGGGATGGGGTTTGGTGTCCCAGAGCCTTTTGGGGATGGGGTTTGgtgtcccagagctgctctgcggTGggtatggggctggggggctgctgggtggccttatcctgctgccactgaggaggtgccaggggctgggggactcTGAGGCCCTCactctgggcacagctgccctggcagtgggatGATCAGCAAAGGGACAGGCTGCTGTCACCTGGCTGcatgctgctcccctgcctgcccccactGCCCACCCAGCACGGGGTGAGCTCTgtgaggggagggctggggcacagcatcCACACCATGCCCAAGGCTGGTACCCAAAGGCTGGGTTGgctctggggggcagcaggatttggggctgggggtgcccagcaaaggctggcaggcagggctgggggggtggggggcatcCATTGTAGGTGGtggtgggcaggcaggagcctccccccaccctggccagcatttccttttctttttgggtttgtctgtctgtctgtgcccCCCCTGTCTGTCTGTGCCCCCCTCCccgtctgtctgtctgtgcccagctgctgtgtctcATCTCTGCTGTTTTCATGACCCAAGGCTGTTTTATCCATCTTTGGACCTGGACATTCGTGGTCTGGTggcaccccagcacctccacccctccctctgccccctgccccctccatctcccccctccaccagccccaggggtggggacaAAGCTTGCAGCCCCCCACAAAAGCCCTCTGTTGCACCCCATGGAGGGGTGACcccactcccagctctgctcagttaCCTGCAGGCCCCCTCCCCGTCCCCAGACCCTTGCACCCCACAGCAGTGAGCCCACCCCAGTGCTGATCCTGACCCTCCTCAGCTACCCTTGAGCCCCATCCCCAAATCTGTGCaccccctcctctgccccacagcaatgaggcctccccagtgcttaTCCTGACCCTGCTTATCGACAttcaagccccctccccacctccaaatCTTCCCTTAGCTCTCACTTCTACCTTcaagccccctccccatccccaaaTCCTTGCACCCTATGCCAGTGGGACCACCCCGGTGCTGCCCCTGTTCAGCTACCTTctagaccccctccccacctctttGCACCCCACAGCAGTGGGACCACCCCAGTGCTGaccctgctcagctcctttcaacccccctccccatccctaaATCGTTGCACCCCCTATCAGTGGGACCATCTCAGTGCCCACCCTGACCCTGCTCAGCTACCTCCCCACCTCTCTGCACCCCACATCAGTGAGGCCACCccggtgctgcccctgcccctgttcAGCTCCCttcaagccccctccccacctctctgCACCCCACATCAGCGAGGCCCCtctggtgctgcccctgcccctgttcAGCTCCCTTCGAGCCCCTTTCCCGCCTCTCTGCACCCCACATCAGTGAGGTCCCCccggtgctgcccctgcccctgttcAGCTCCCttcaagccccctccccacctctctgCACCCCACATCAGCGAGGCCCCtctggtgctgcccctgcccctgttcAGCTCCCTTCGAGCCCCTTCCCCGCCTCTCTGCACCCCACATCAGTGAGGCCCCCCCGGtgctgaccctgctgtgctctccctgctccgTGCAGACCCcgagaggagcagcccccacATGATCTCCGCGGACGATGCCGAATACCCGCGGGAGTACAGGACCCTGGGCAACGGCACCCGGCGCTTCTCCAACGTAGGGCTGGTGCACACCTCGGAGCGCCGGCACACCGTCATCGCCGCCCAGAGCCTGGAGGCCCTCACCGGCCTCCAGAAGTCGGAGATGGAGCGGAAGAGAGATGCCTTCATGGACCACCTGAAGAGCAAGTACCCGCAGCACGCACTGGCACTCCGAGGGCAGCAGGAGCGGATGAGGGACCAGGTACGGAGCCCTCTCTTGGCTGAGGAGGGGGCGAGCCTGTCTTGCTCTTTGGGGGCTGCgtgggggagaagcagctccgggggaggggggaggcttGAATGGTGCATGAAATGGGTGGTCGCTTGCAGCAGCCCCAAGGGGGGAGCAGCCCCTaggtgtgaggaggaggagggatgtgATGAGGAAGGACAAGAGGCATCTGGGCTCTTGTCCCCATGCCCACACGGAGCTCCTGGAcgtggctgcagagggcagcagccagaccctgcccagctgttttgccttccccctgcccagctgttttccccttccccagctgttgtgcttttccccttccccagctgttgtgcttttccccttccccagctgttgtgcttttccccttccccagctgttgTGCTTCCCTCTGTCTAGCTGTTgtgccttcccccagcagcagccagaccctgcccagctgttttgcctcccccctgcccagctgttgTGCTTTACCCCGCCCAGCTGTTGTACCTTCCCCAGCTGTAgtgctttcccccttccccagctgttgtgcttccccccagcagcagccagaccctgcccagctgttgtgcttccccctgcccagctgttgtgctttccctcagcagcagaccctccccagctgttttgccttcccccttccccagctgttttgccttcccccttccccagctgttttgccttcccccttccccagctgttgtgcttttcccttccccagctgttgtgccttccccctgcccagctgttgtgcttccccctgcccagcagccccagctgggactAACTCCTGCCGGTGGCTTTGGCACCGCCAGCAGCCCGAGCAGGGCTGGCGCCACACGCGGTGCTGGGCTCGGCAGATGGAGCAGTGACATTTCCAGCCTCGCAGAGAGAGTCCTCAGCAAACAGCCAGGGATTTTCTCCCCATTCTTGCCCTGATCCAAAGagtttttgcttccttttttgaCGTTAATAAGCAGCAGCtacataaaaaaaaccaaacccaaaacaagcccaaaa
Proteins encoded in this region:
- the LOC104303116 gene encoding SRC kinase signaling inhibitor 1, with product MNRQREPRSFNPLLLAEGLARIYRGILAAVGALRLPKEPPSAPGDPSAPGAPGAASPIPPKQFASRRGSPPALADPERSSPHMISADDAEYPREYRTLGNGTRRFSNVGLVHTSERRHTVIAAQSLEALTGLQKSEMERKRDAFMDHLKSKYPQHALALRGQQERMRDQPNYWSFK